A genome region from Bacillaceae bacterium IKA-2 includes the following:
- a CDS encoding site-specific integrase, with the protein MEQKYQTFEQLSSEVVKSLRDMSYSESRISQYRSAWQKLATFMENNQIEYYSASVGGAFIADFIGTGKYEEFSHWEKSIIRCVDVLTEFQSTGTFQYRRAKKSYQFYGCIGNPMVDFLNHRKSLGITENTLGHYRLNLHRFLSFFNEEGVMETEAIKKQHILGFVNQLGFYTPATRHSMLTTLRGFMRYLHDNGYTGIDFSYLIPKDNYKKQCKLPTTYTKNEVESLINTVDRSSPKGKRDAAMILLAARLGLRASDICLLKFENIHWEKNTITLVQQKTKNKIEHPLLIEIGEAIIDYLKYGRPKSDLPYVFLHAIPPYNCLNRSTLHSIVTFYLRRAGIKNITEKKHGPHALRHSLAGQLLEQKIPIHVISEVLGHKNTESTKTYLRIDLTSLSQCALDVPLLKTPFYAKEVE; encoded by the coding sequence ATGGAACAAAAATATCAAACATTTGAACAACTGTCCTCAGAAGTAGTTAAATCCCTTCGGGATATGTCCTATTCCGAATCAAGGATAAGCCAATATCGTTCCGCGTGGCAAAAACTGGCTACTTTTATGGAAAACAATCAGATTGAGTATTATTCAGCGTCAGTAGGTGGAGCATTTATAGCTGACTTTATTGGTACTGGGAAATACGAGGAATTTAGCCATTGGGAAAAGAGCATAATCCGGTGTGTGGATGTTCTAACTGAATTTCAGTCTACAGGAACGTTCCAATACAGAAGGGCAAAGAAATCCTACCAATTTTATGGTTGCATCGGTAATCCTATGGTGGATTTCCTTAATCACCGAAAATCTTTGGGTATTACAGAAAATACGCTTGGTCATTACCGATTAAATCTTCATCGCTTTCTTAGTTTTTTTAATGAAGAAGGAGTCATGGAAACCGAAGCAATTAAAAAACAACACATTTTAGGATTTGTGAATCAGCTTGGTTTTTATACACCTGCAACGCGCCACAGCATGCTTACCACTTTACGTGGGTTTATGAGATATCTACATGACAATGGGTATACAGGGATTGACTTTTCATACCTAATTCCAAAAGACAATTACAAGAAGCAATGTAAACTACCCACGACATATACGAAAAATGAAGTTGAATCATTAATCAATACTGTTGACAGAAGTAGCCCAAAAGGGAAGCGTGATGCTGCTATGATACTATTGGCTGCACGATTGGGATTGAGGGCTTCTGACATCTGTCTGTTGAAGTTTGAAAACATACACTGGGAAAAGAATACAATTACACTTGTTCAACAAAAGACTAAAAATAAGATTGAGCATCCACTTTTAATAGAAATAGGAGAGGCTATTATCGATTATCTGAAGTATGGACGGCCTAAATCTGATCTTCCTTATGTCTTCCTACATGCAATCCCGCCATATAACTGCCTAAATAGATCGACTTTGCATAGCATTGTTACTTTTTATCTCCGTCGTGCTGGCATTAAAAACATAACAGAAAAGAAACATGGTCCTCATGCTTTGAGGCACAGTCTTGCTGGGCAACTACTGGAACAAAAAATACCCATCCATGTTATATCAGAAGTGCTAGGTCACAAGAATACCGAAAGCACAAAAACTTATTTACGAATAGACTTAACATCTTTGAGCCAATGCGCATTAGATGTTCCACTCTTAAAAACGCCATTTTATGCCAAGGAGGTGGAATGA
- the istB gene encoding IS21-like element helper ATPase IstB, whose product MQIQEMAHILKLPYIKTNYQMLLDEANHTNMTHRELISRLLERELELRLENGLKHRLRRAKFPLNKYLEDFDKSKYHKKFIPKFEELETLQFIENKENIILIGSPGCGKSHYSIGLGIKACLEGKSVLFISVPNLIIELKEAMSESKLSQYKTKFEKYSLVVLDELGYVSFDKIGCEILFNLLSNRNDKGSIIITTNLAFDRWEEIFKDPMLTGAIVDRLAHKSHILDISREVSHRFEETMSWLKPTK is encoded by the coding sequence ATGCAAATACAAGAAATGGCCCATATACTAAAATTACCCTATATAAAAACCAATTATCAAATGCTTCTTGATGAAGCAAACCATACAAACATGACCCACCGAGAGCTGATAAGTCGTCTACTCGAAAGAGAATTAGAACTAAGGCTTGAGAATGGTTTAAAACATAGACTCAGAAGGGCTAAATTCCCTCTTAACAAGTACTTAGAAGACTTCGACAAGAGTAAGTACCATAAGAAATTTATACCGAAATTCGAAGAACTAGAAACGTTGCAGTTCATTGAAAATAAAGAAAATATAATCTTAATAGGATCTCCTGGCTGCGGGAAATCACATTATAGTATTGGGCTTGGTATTAAGGCGTGTTTGGAAGGCAAAAGTGTATTGTTTATCTCTGTACCTAACTTAATAATAGAGTTAAAAGAAGCAATGAGTGAAAGCAAACTATCGCAATATAAAACCAAATTTGAAAAGTACAGTCTTGTCGTTTTAGATGAACTGGGATACGTATCATTTGACAAAATTGGTTGTGAAATACTATTTAATTTATTATCAAATAGAAACGATAAAGGATCAATAATCATAACAACAAACTTGGCTTTTGATCGCTGGGAAGAGATTTTTAAAGACCCGATGCTTACTGGTGCAATTGTAGATAGACTTGCTCACAAATCACATATCTTAGATATTTCACGAGAAGTAAGTCACCGATTTGAAGAGACAATGTCATGGCTAAAACCAACTAAATAA
- a CDS encoding tyrosine-type recombinase/integrase, with the protein MMPNYCGIYAGLIEQYIDFKRNLGYKFVDATYTLSLFDRFTIDNAVLKLGLSKEIVDKWSEKRPNESDKTRYARIHYIAKFSAYLNDMGYPSHIPRLPKKYSSTFVPHIFSKKEVNAFFDACDTLKVNRRFETTVYVLPALFRMLYGCGIRISEALSLTCKDVDLDAKNIIVRETKNGKDRILPLSETLTEVCIQYRNVRPGKYEPKGYFFIKNNGQKCNAKAIYEWFRKILWNAGIPHGGKGFGPRMHDFRHTFSVHSLVKMSEAGLDLYYSLPILSKYLGHQSLEATDKYVRLTSDMYPDLIREVDNVCAYVFPEVDHYEAD; encoded by the coding sequence ATGATGCCGAACTATTGTGGTATTTATGCTGGTTTAATCGAACAGTACATTGATTTCAAAAGAAACCTCGGTTACAAGTTTGTTGATGCCACTTACACACTTTCGTTATTTGACAGATTTACAATAGATAATGCCGTATTAAAACTCGGTCTATCAAAGGAGATTGTTGATAAATGGAGTGAGAAGCGTCCAAATGAATCAGACAAGACACGTTATGCGAGGATTCATTATATTGCAAAATTTTCCGCCTATTTAAATGATATGGGATATCCATCACATATACCGAGATTGCCTAAAAAGTACAGCAGTACGTTTGTACCACATATTTTCTCGAAAAAGGAAGTGAATGCATTCTTCGATGCATGTGATACGCTTAAAGTTAATAGACGATTTGAAACAACTGTGTATGTACTCCCCGCTTTATTTAGAATGCTATATGGCTGTGGCATCCGTATCAGCGAAGCGTTATCCCTAACATGTAAGGATGTTGATCTTGATGCAAAAAATATTATTGTCAGGGAAACGAAAAACGGCAAAGACCGAATACTCCCATTATCTGAAACACTAACTGAGGTGTGTATTCAATATAGGAATGTTCGTCCCGGCAAATATGAACCGAAAGGTTATTTTTTTATCAAGAACAATGGGCAAAAATGTAATGCCAAGGCAATATATGAATGGTTCAGAAAAATACTCTGGAATGCAGGAATTCCACATGGTGGGAAGGGTTTTGGCCCAAGAATGCATGACTTTCGTCACACTTTCAGTGTACACTCTCTTGTGAAAATGTCAGAAGCTGGGCTAGATTTATACTACTCACTCCCAATATTATCAAAATATCTTGGGCATCAGTCATTAGAGGCTACAGATAAGTATGTAAGGCTAACATCTGACATGTACCCTGATTTAATTAGAGAAGTAGATAACGTTTGTGCCTATGTATTTCCGGAGGTTGACCATTATGAAGCCGACTGA
- a CDS encoding site-specific integrase gives MKPTDFSRYLTGFLTKYLPGEMGFSINTIASYRDTFVLFLTFIKDKKGIKTNSLTLGMINKEMVIHFLDWIETERGCSTATRNVRLAALHSFFQYLQYQSPDNLLEWQRILGIRVKKTETKSISYLTLNGIRLLLEMPDQSTKIGRRDLALLSIMYESGGRVQEIIDLTPSQVRFDRPCTVKLIGKGNKARIVPLMDAPLDLLNRYMDEQGLLSLSANMYPLFCNKRGEKLTRAGVNYILDKYARKARIKDQILIPERFSCHCLRHSKAMHLLQAGVNLIYIRDILGHRSVQTTEIYAKVDSKQKREAIEKAYTDVVPKGAPSWQKSGDLLEWLKRFDK, from the coding sequence ATGAAGCCGACTGATTTCTCTCGCTATCTGACAGGATTTCTTACAAAATACCTGCCAGGAGAAATGGGGTTCAGTATAAATACGATTGCCTCTTATAGAGACACATTTGTACTTTTCCTTACATTTATCAAGGATAAAAAAGGAATAAAAACAAATTCTCTGACGCTGGGCATGATTAATAAGGAAATGGTTATTCACTTTCTTGACTGGATAGAAACAGAGCGTGGCTGTAGTACAGCCACAAGGAACGTCCGCCTTGCGGCATTACACTCTTTCTTCCAATATCTCCAGTATCAGAGCCCCGATAATCTTTTGGAATGGCAGAGAATCCTTGGAATCCGGGTTAAGAAAACAGAAACAAAATCAATCAGTTACCTAACGCTTAATGGGATCAGACTACTTTTGGAAATGCCTGATCAGTCAACTAAAATAGGACGAAGAGATCTTGCTCTTTTGTCAATTATGTATGAAAGCGGTGGAAGAGTACAGGAAATCATTGACCTCACTCCGTCACAAGTACGTTTTGACAGACCATGTACTGTAAAGTTAATTGGTAAGGGGAATAAAGCCCGGATAGTCCCTCTGATGGATGCTCCGTTAGATTTATTAAATCGATATATGGATGAGCAGGGGCTGTTAAGTTTGTCAGCAAACATGTACCCATTGTTCTGTAACAAAAGAGGAGAAAAACTGACCCGGGCAGGGGTGAATTACATACTAGATAAATATGCACGCAAGGCTCGTATTAAAGATCAAATATTAATCCCAGAACGATTTAGCTGTCATTGTCTGAGACATTCAAAAGCTATGCACTTACTCCAAGCAGGAGTTAATCTCATATACATCCGTGATATACTAGGTCACCGTTCTGTCCAAACAACTGAAATTTACGCTAAGGTAGATTCAAAACAAAAAAGAGAAGCAATTGAAAAAGCATATACAGATGTTGTACCAAAAGGTGCACCTTCTTGGCAAAAAAGTGGAGATTTATTGGAATGGCTAAAAAGATTTGATAAATAA
- a CDS encoding metallophosphoesterase — protein sequence MLGLLIVFFVLTGYTIWDNNRIKVVEQEILIDNLPTELEEFTILQLSDLHEKKFGENQKKLLNAVNSLRYDAIVFTGDMLSRSKSVNYNPFYSLLDGIDNKETALFVPGNTDPAIYRLKPHEPYHKTDFVIGMEQRGVRLLESLYTLELGESKVHFVDFELSIKNSHKMIALLDERQRQENEPFREYYKHQKKLFADLSRLEQLNTSDVLISLTHYPVVDKRFDALTKDSLYFLRDYDLIIAGHYHGGQIRLPFFGALFIPEPWYGRSGLFPPQDRVKGLWDYHGIKQYVSAGLGSSDAISFLKFRLFNTPEINMLTLRKGN from the coding sequence TTGTTGGGTTTATTAATCGTATTTTTCGTTCTAACTGGATATACAATCTGGGACAATAACAGGATAAAAGTAGTCGAACAAGAAATATTAATCGATAATCTACCAACAGAGCTAGAGGAATTTACTATTCTTCAATTAAGTGATTTACATGAGAAGAAGTTTGGAGAAAATCAAAAGAAGCTTCTTAATGCTGTTAATTCGCTTCGTTATGATGCAATCGTCTTTACAGGGGACATGTTATCGAGGAGTAAAAGTGTCAACTATAATCCGTTTTATTCATTATTAGATGGGATTGATAATAAAGAAACAGCATTATTTGTTCCTGGCAATACCGATCCTGCAATTTATCGTTTAAAACCTCATGAACCTTATCATAAGACCGATTTTGTTATCGGTATGGAGCAACGAGGAGTACGCTTGCTAGAATCTCTCTATACTTTAGAATTAGGAGAATCAAAAGTTCATTTCGTTGATTTTGAATTATCGATTAAAAATTCGCATAAAATGATTGCTTTGCTAGATGAAAGACAAAGACAAGAAAATGAACCATTCAGAGAATATTACAAACATCAAAAAAAATTATTTGCAGATTTGTCACGACTAGAGCAGTTAAATACTTCAGATGTGCTAATTTCCTTAACGCATTATCCTGTCGTTGATAAACGGTTTGATGCCCTTACCAAAGACTCACTATATTTCTTAAGGGATTATGATTTAATTATTGCAGGCCATTACCATGGCGGCCAAATTCGTCTTCCGTTCTTTGGCGCTCTATTTATACCAGAGCCTTGGTACGGAAGAAGTGGGCTTTTCCCCCCACAAGATCGAGTTAAAGGATTATGGGACTATCATGGAATTAAACAATATGTAAGTGCTGGTTTAGGGAGTAGTGATGCAATCAGCTTCTTGAAATTTCGTCTCTTTAATACGCCTGAAATAAATATGCTAACTTTAAGAAAAGGAAATTAA